The following proteins are encoded in a genomic region of Ornithinibacillus sp. 4-3:
- a CDS encoding M20 family metallopeptidase, which translates to MDIQALHKELEEIFPKMVEIRRDLHENPELGFEEVRTPQVIADYLRSLDIDVRTEVGGRGVVGTLKGGKPGKTIALRADFDALPIQDEKDVEYKSKVPNKMHACGHDGHTATLLGVATVLAKHREELEGTVVFLHQHAEEIAPGGAKPMVEDGCLDGVDYVFGAHLSSTTPCGTINYCEGYTSAAADAFEITINGKGGHGAHPHTTVDPVLTVGHLVVNLQQIVSRNVDPIESAVLSIGSIHTGNAGNVIPDSVTLNGTIRSYDPDIRDLLENRMKEITEATCALTGASCEIKYSRGYDALWNHPKETQYLRDVAIETLGEENVSEKKPGMGAEDFTYYVQKVPGTFFNVGARLDDDSKVFPHHHPRFDIKEDALLVGAKVFVAAVANANRLK; encoded by the coding sequence ATGGATATTCAGGCACTACATAAAGAATTAGAAGAGATTTTTCCAAAGATGGTTGAAATTCGTCGTGATTTACATGAGAACCCAGAGTTAGGATTTGAAGAAGTCAGAACACCTCAAGTTATTGCAGATTATTTAAGAAGCCTTGATATTGACGTACGTACAGAGGTTGGAGGAAGAGGAGTAGTTGGTACATTAAAAGGTGGTAAGCCTGGAAAAACAATTGCCCTACGTGCTGATTTTGATGCACTTCCAATTCAGGATGAAAAAGATGTTGAGTATAAATCAAAAGTACCTAATAAGATGCATGCTTGTGGTCATGATGGACATACGGCAACTTTATTAGGGGTTGCAACGGTATTAGCTAAACATCGTGAAGAGTTAGAAGGAACAGTTGTTTTCCTTCATCAACATGCAGAAGAGATTGCGCCAGGTGGAGCTAAACCAATGGTAGAAGATGGTTGTTTAGATGGTGTAGATTATGTATTTGGAGCGCATTTATCTAGTACAACACCATGCGGTACAATCAATTACTGTGAAGGCTATACTTCAGCTGCAGCAGATGCATTTGAAATTACAATTAACGGAAAAGGCGGTCATGGAGCACATCCACATACAACGGTTGACCCTGTTTTAACAGTAGGTCATCTTGTAGTAAACTTACAGCAAATTGTTAGTAGAAATGTAGATCCAATTGAGTCAGCTGTATTATCTATCGGATCTATTCATACTGGTAATGCTGGAAATGTAATTCCAGACAGTGTGACACTCAACGGTACGATTCGTTCTTATGATCCGGATATTCGTGATTTACTAGAAAATCGTATGAAAGAAATTACAGAAGCAACATGTGCATTAACAGGTGCAAGTTGTGAAATTAAATATTCTCGTGGTTATGATGCGTTATGGAATCATCCTAAAGAAACACAGTATTTACGTGATGTAGCTATCGAAACATTAGGAGAAGAGAATGTAAGTGAGAAGAAACCTGGAATGGGTGCAGAAGACTTCACATATTATGTTCAGAAAGTACCTGGAACTTTCTTCAATGTTGGAGCAAGACTAGATGATGATAGCAAAGTATTCCCACATCACCATCCACGTTTTGATATTAAAGAAGATGCACTTCTAGTAGGAGCAAAAGTCTTTGTTGCTGCAGTAGCTAATGCTAATAGATTAAAGTAA